TGCCGGTGGTGTAACCGGTACGCGACCCTCGTTTGTTGCGTGGCGGAACCATATCGGCCATAGTTGATCTCCGTTACGCGCTGTTGTCTTCACCGGTTGCCAGGCGGAGCAGGGCATTCACGGTGGCTGTGGCAACCGGTGAGCCACCCTTGCGCCCCATGGTCACGATCCAGGCCACATCGGTGCGGTTCATCAGCGCGGCTTTGCTTTCAACCGTGTTGACAAAGCCGACCGGCATACCGATCACGATGGCCGGGCGGGCACCCTGGTCAATGAGGCTGATCAATTCAAACAGGGCCGTCGGTGCATTGCCAATCGCGACCAGCGCGCCGTTCAGATACCCCTGCTCGTGTGCCCAGCGCATAGCGGCGGCACTGCGGGTAAGGCCGGTAGCCGCGGCCAGTTCCATGACCGCCTGGTTGTCGTTGAAGCAGGCTACACTGCCGCCAAAATGTTGCAGGCGTCGTTGATCGATGCCTGCCCGAACCATCTGGACATCGGTAATCACCAGGCATCCACGCCGGAGTGCGTTGATCCCTGCTTCTACCGCACCGGCACTGGCTCTAGTCAGTTCGGCAAACTCGAAATCGGCAGTCGTGTGAATGATGCGCTCGACAATTGCCGCGAGCGGTTGCGGGATGATCAGGTTGCGCGCCTGTAATTCGGCCCGAATAATCGCAAACGAACGGGCGGCAATGTCGGCTCCTGCCGATACCAATGGCGATTGGTCGTTCATGATGCTGCTCCCCGGCGTAACTGAAGGGCAAGTTCAGCAACCCGTCGCCCCAGTGCCCTGGCCTGGATCAGATCGGCTTCAGTAATCGTGCCAACTGCGGTTGCTCCGTAGTACGAGCCAGCCTGTTCCATCAACGGACTCCACGGTAAGCCAACGATGATCATGCCGCTGCCCAACATCCAGTGCAGCACCGAGAGCAGCGTAAATTCGGTACCCGAATGGCGCCCGGCACTACTGGTGAAGGCTGCCCCTACCTTCCCGGACAGGCTACCCTCTTCCCACAGATCACCGGTTGTATCGAGCCAGCGCTTGAGGGTGCCCTTGATGCCAGTCCAATTGGGTGTGCCGATAATGATCCCATCAGCCTCCAGCAAATCGGCTTTCGTCGCGTGATGGGGCAGACTGATCTTAACCGTGACACCGGTAACGCCGGCGGCTCCCTCTCCAATCGCCTGCGCCAATTGGGTCACGTGCTCACCGTGATCGTGCAGGATGAAGATGCGGCAGGTTGGCGTTGTCATCGCTGTATATGCTCCTTCCAGTAGTGATAGGTCTTGGCAACTGCCGTGACCACATTTTTGATCTCTCCCTCCAGCCGAAAATGCGGCCCCGCCGGTAAGAGTAGCGTGCGGTCTTCGCGACGGACACTGACATTTTCCACGATAATTGCCCGCAAGAGCCAGATTGCCATCTCTTCACTTTCACAGACCAGACCGATCCAGCCAGGGGCGGTGTCGGTCGTTACCGGCAGATCGGTGACCATCGTCAATGCCCGGCGGAGTTCGGCAATGACACGGGCGTAGCCTGCCGGGTCGGCCTGGATCGTTGCCGGATCGACCGGCTCAAGCAGCGTTCCCCGGTGGGGCGGGCCACCGGCCAGTGCCAGCTCGCAGAAGGGATTGTCAGGATCATCACCGCCCCAGATACGATCCCACGCGACCTGCCCATGTTCGTCAAAGACAAGCGGGGCGGCAGTCATCGGCGCTGCGCTCACTGCCCGGCCACCACGGTAGCGAGGCGGGAGGATGTTCGTCATACTGCCAGATGCTTCGCCGCGTAAGCCGTGTTCGTGATCGCTGGTCTGGGGGCGCCCGAAGTCGGCGGTAAACCCTGGAAAGAGCCGTCGATATTTACAAACGTCACAGTTGGCCGCCGACTGACCATTCATGGCTTCCTGTACCCGTTGCATGATGGCGGCAAGGACACCTTCGTGCAGACCAAGGTGTTCGGTCACAACGAAGTCGTGATCGGGATATGTTTGGCGGGCCGCAGCGACCTGAGCAATGATCCGTCGCAGAATGCGTCCGGTGAAGAGCAGATACGGGATCACGATGATGCGACGCGCACCTAGCGCGATGCAGGCATCGAGCGTTTGCGGTACTCGCGGTGTAGTAATGCTGTAAAAGCCATAAGTGACGTGAGCATAGCCACGACCTTCCCACAGCAAACGTGCCATGCGGGCAACATCAGCGTTACTGTCGGGGTCACTGCTGCCGCGCCCGATCAGGGCCAGGGCGGTTTCGGCACGTGGTACAGGTGGGGCGGCTGCTTCTGCCGTTGCCAGACGGTCGGCCAGTGCTTTGAGCAGTGAATACTGCACACCGAGTGGCGTACCGTATTGAATGGTAAGTTCCGGCCAGCGCAGGCGCGCCTGCTGAAGTGCAACAGGAATATCATTTTTCTGATGGCCGGCTGCGCCTAGGAGCAGCGGTATCGCGATCAAACGTTGATACCCGGCACGCGCGCACTCGTCAATCGCCTGCCCAATCGGAGGATCGGCCAGTTCGAGAAAGCATGGCTGCACTGGGAGATCGAGCCGCTCTTGCAGCATGCCGGCCAGTTGGCGATACTCGGCCAGACCATCACTGTCATCAGTGCCGTGCCCGATCAGTAAGATTGCTGTTCTGGTCATCGTCGTGGTCTCCGTTCATTACGCTGTAGATGGTGTACACGTCGGCTGGCTTCCTCCCTTCACTTTACCCCCCAGCCCCTGCTCCGCTTCTGTCGGGGGAGTGGTGACGGACGTGCTCCGTATGCATCCCGCCCACCTTGCTTCCGCCCCCCTCCTAACCTCCCCCCGCTGGGGGGAGGAATTGAAGGTAATTCCTCCGTCCCCAGCGGGGGCGGGCTGGGATGGGGGTGTTCCCTTCCTCTCGCTCCCCAGACCCCCACTCCACTTCTGTCGGGGGAGTGGTGAGGGGTGAGGGCATCCTCCCGCCCCCAGCGGGCTATGCATTACCCACATGTCACGCTGCGTTAGGTCGGGCTGCAAGCGCTCCCTGTGGAGGCATTCCATCCACCGTCGGCAGGGTCTGGCCATGACCGCTGGTACGCAGGCACGAACCTGGTGTAACAATACGTCTACGCGCAGGGATCGCATGCATGCCTGACCGACTCGATGACCATCACGAATACATCCACCATCCTCGTGACCAGCAGGGTCAACGGTATGCCACGAGCCGAATCGTGAGTACGGCTGGCGCGGCAGCATGGCTGCCGCACGCCAAACTGCGCGACACGCGCATGACGAGCGGATACGGCAATCAATCCAGCACGCGCCGGCACGGCTTGAGCAGCGAACTGCCCCGGGCCAGTCGCTCAAACCAGCACCAATAGCGATCATACCCGCTGATACGCACGTGGTTGACACCAGTTGTGGGTAATGTATAGCGGGGAGGGCAGACGTGTGAGCCAGGGCTTCCTGATAGGGTATACGTTGGGTTCGTTCATCTGTCCTGGCCGTTTGTGAATGCCGCCAGGGGTGGGAGCTTGCGCCTGGCTCCTCCCTCCAGCAATGGTACCGGCACCATGCGCGCCGGAGGCGCGCGTTCCCAGCTCCCGGCTGGGGATCACGCCCGTCATCACGCCCCCGACCCGCTCCGGCACGCGGGCAAGGCAGTATGCGAGGTATGGGTAATGCATAGCCCCCAGCGGGGGCGGGTTGGGGTGGGGGTGTTCCCTTCCTCTCGCTCCCCAGACCCTCGCTCCTCTCCCCTAGGGGAGGAGCGGGGGAGTGGTGACGGACATGCTCCATAATGGTTCCCGTTCGCATCAATTCCGCCCCCCTCCTAACCTCCCCCCGCTGGGGGGAGGAATTGAAGGTGATTCCCTCGCTGGGGGGAGGAATTGAAGGTAATTCCCCCGCCCCCAGCGGGGGCGGGCTGGGGTGGGGGGTTCCCTTCCTCTCGCTCCCCAGACCCCCACTCCTCTCCCCTAGGGCGAGGAGCAGGGGAGTGGTGACGGACATGCTCCATAATGGTTCCCATTCGCATCAATTCCGCCCCCCTCCTAACCTCCCCCCGCTGGGGGGAGGAATTGAAGGTGATTCCCTCGCTGGGGGGAGGAGTTGTGGGTAAGATTGCCGGCATCCCGTCACCCCCTTAGCGTGGCATCTGGGTGCAGAGGCGCGGCACGCCGTATCCCTGCACCGGTAAGTATGCCGATCCACAGTCCACTCACCACTATCGCCATTGCTACCTGCACGATACGGCGCGCTTGCCCAATCATCGCCGCATCAGGAATACAGCTCCCATCACCCAGGGCGTAGTGATCGCGTTTGGTGAGGACGGTATCCAGCGCACCGGCCATAGCAGCCATCGGCCAGCCGGCATTCGGCGAAGCAGTGTGCCGGGCGTCACGCAGGGCGGTCTGCCAGGCGTGCCACCCCCGTCCGTTGATCAGGTGGGTAGCCAGCGCAAGTAGCAGTGCGGTCAGGCGGGCCGGTACCAGGTTGAAGGCATCGTCGCAGCGGGCAGCAATTTTGCCCAGATACTCGTAGCGCTCTGTGCGATACCCCCACATCGCATCGGCGGTGTTGGTCAGGCGGTAGATAGCCAGGGCGGGCAGACCACCCACCAGAAAGGCCAACAGAGGAGCGATGATGCTGTCACTCAGATTTTCGGCCAGCGACTCGATGGCTGCACCGGCCACTTCAGCCGCACTAAGGTCGGCGGTTGGCCGACTGACGAGGTGCCAGCCAAGCAGATGACGCGCTTCTGCAAGATTGCCCGTTCGCAACGCCTGTTCCACCCCGGCAACTGCTCGATCAAGTCCCCGGTAGGCCAGAAGCAGGGAAACGCATGCCCCCTGCACCAGCAGATGACGCGGCAGGCGGGAAGCCACTCTCCCCACCAGCCACCAGCCCCCGTATAGCCACCCACCACCCCAGGCCAGGCGGGCCAACGGTGTCGCTGGTGCTAATCGTTC
This genomic window from Chloroflexus aurantiacus J-10-fl contains:
- the cbiB gene encoding adenosylcobinamide-phosphate synthase CbiB, which encodes MMIGEELRRRCAIALLALVLDFALGDPPNQLHPVSLMGHWLKWGERLAPATPLARLAWGGGWLYGGWWLVGRVASRLPRHLLVQGACVSLLLAYRGLDRAVAGVEQALRTGNLAEARHLLGWHLVSRPTADLSAAEVAGAAIESLAENLSDSIIAPLLAFLVGGLPALAIYRLTNTADAMWGYRTERYEYLGKIAARCDDAFNLVPARLTALLLALATHLINGRGWHAWQTALRDARHTASPNAGWPMAAMAGALDTVLTKRDHYALGDGSCIPDAAMIGQARRIVQVAMAIVVSGLWIGILTGAGIRRAAPLHPDATLRG
- a CDS encoding sirohydrochlorin chelatase, giving the protein MTRTAILLIGHGTDDSDGLAEYRQLAGMLQERLDLPVQPCFLELADPPIGQAIDECARAGYQRLIAIPLLLGAAGHQKNDIPVALQQARLRWPELTIQYGTPLGVQYSLLKALADRLATAEAAAPPVPRAETALALIGRGSSDPDSNADVARMARLLWEGRGYAHVTYGFYSITTPRVPQTLDACIALGARRIIVIPYLLFTGRILRRIIAQVAAARQTYPDHDFVVTEHLGLHEGVLAAIMQRVQEAMNGQSAANCDVCKYRRLFPGFTADFGRPQTSDHEHGLRGEASGSMTNILPPRYRGGRAVSAAPMTAAPLVFDEHGQVAWDRIWGGDDPDNPFCELALAGGPPHRGTLLEPVDPATIQADPAGYARVIAELRRALTMVTDLPVTTDTAPGWIGLVCESEEMAIWLLRAIIVENVSVRREDRTLLLPAGPHFRLEGEIKNVVTAVAKTYHYWKEHIQR
- a CDS encoding NAD(P)H-dependent oxidoreductase, whose translation is MTTPTCRIFILHDHGEHVTQLAQAIGEGAAGVTGVTVKISLPHHATKADLLEADGIIIGTPNWTGIKGTLKRWLDTTGDLWEEGSLSGKVGAAFTSSAGRHSGTEFTLLSVLHWMLGSGMIIVGLPWSPLMEQAGSYYGATAVGTITEADLIQARALGRRVAELALQLRRGAAS
- a CDS encoding precorrin-8X methylmutase, yielding MNDQSPLVSAGADIAARSFAIIRAELQARNLIIPQPLAAIVERIIHTTADFEFAELTRASAGAVEAGINALRRGCLVITDVQMVRAGIDQRRLQHFGGSVACFNDNQAVMELAAATGLTRSAAAMRWAHEQGYLNGALVAIGNAPTALFELISLIDQGARPAIVIGMPVGFVNTVESKAALMNRTDVAWIVTMGRKGGSPVATATVNALLRLATGEDNSA